One region of Coleofasciculaceae cyanobacterium genomic DNA includes:
- a CDS encoding serine/threonine-protein kinase, which yields MPDELIGGRYRVINCLRTTGFCETYVAEDTHLPGDPHPRCVVKKLQPQSNEDFVLETARRLFDNEAKVLYKLNNHQQIPRLLAHLEMGKEFYLVQEYIEGKDLSQTEIVPGERWQEAKVKRFLIDVLKILSFVHQNNVIHRDIKPSNLIRRASDGRIFLIDFGAVKEITNMTLTEGQGNVLTVAIGTPGYMASEQQRGDPRFNSDIYALGVTAIQAITGVHPDLLPRDRDTGEIQWRDRAPDCSRELAHVLDKMVRNDFVQRYKNANEALEDICNPNKEDLNVPSSSRQKPVTISPPPAPVKTSGSKRLLLFVVLPLSLGLLFLAPKIWQAVQALKYYNEGNSLIEAGDYEEAILAFDRALANRDDFAQAWTNKGFAQGKLGNHLEKFSACVQATDVAADFAEAWNCRGLARFELKQYEKALAEYNRAIAIDADFYRGWFNKGQVLLKLGRPQEAINASRQVLETKPDYFLAWTQLCQALYELEQYQDAKAHCEESIKLNPDYTPTSTLLKKVEEKLNSTQANLYPRS from the coding sequence ATGCCTGATGAGCTAATAGGAGGACGCTACCGAGTTATCAATTGTCTGAGAACTACAGGCTTTTGTGAAACTTATGTGGCAGAGGATACTCATCTTCCTGGAGATCCTCACCCCCGTTGTGTAGTTAAAAAACTACAGCCTCAATCCAACGAAGATTTTGTGCTTGAGACGGCGAGAAGGCTGTTTGATAATGAAGCCAAAGTGCTTTACAAACTAAATAACCATCAGCAAATTCCTCGTTTATTAGCCCATTTAGAGATGGGTAAAGAGTTTTATTTAGTACAAGAATATATTGAGGGAAAAGATCTTAGTCAGACAGAAATTGTTCCTGGAGAGCGTTGGCAAGAAGCTAAAGTCAAAAGATTTTTAATTGATGTTTTAAAAATTCTCTCTTTTGTCCATCAGAACAACGTAATTCATCGTGATATTAAACCCTCCAACTTAATTCGCCGAGCTTCAGACGGCAGGATTTTTTTGATTGATTTTGGCGCAGTCAAAGAAATTACTAATATGACCTTAACTGAAGGACAGGGAAACGTTTTAACTGTTGCTATTGGTACTCCTGGCTACATGGCTAGTGAGCAGCAAAGAGGAGATCCTCGTTTTAATAGTGATATTTATGCCTTGGGAGTAACGGCGATTCAGGCTATTACCGGTGTTCATCCCGATCTGCTGCCCCGCGATCGCGATACGGGGGAAATCCAATGGCGCGATCGCGCTCCTGACTGTAGTCGAGAACTAGCTCATGTTCTCGATAAGATGGTGCGAAATGATTTTGTTCAACGTTATAAAAATGCCAACGAAGCTTTAGAGGATATTTGCAACCCAAATAAAGAAGACTTAAATGTACCTTCATCAAGCAGGCAAAAGCCTGTAACTATTAGTCCGCCTCCTGCTCCAGTTAAGACATCTGGTTCAAAAAGACTTTTACTATTTGTTGTGTTGCCTTTAAGTTTGGGATTATTATTTCTCGCCCCAAAAATTTGGCAGGCTGTACAGGCGTTGAAATATTACAACGAAGGTAATTCCTTAATTGAAGCAGGGGACTACGAAGAGGCAATATTGGCTTTTGATCGAGCATTAGCTAATCGCGACGATTTTGCTCAAGCCTGGACCAACAAAGGTTTTGCTCAAGGCAAGCTAGGCAATCATTTAGAAAAGTTTTCTGCTTGCGTTCAAGCTACAGATGTGGCTGCTGATTTTGCTGAAGCCTGGAACTGTAGAGGATTAGCCAGATTCGAGCTCAAGCAATATGAGAAGGCATTGGCAGAATATAATAGAGCGATCGCCATAGATGCTGACTTTTATCGTGGTTGGTTTAATAAAGGACAAGTCTTATTAAAATTAGGTCGTCCTCAAGAAGCGATCAACGCGTCAAGACAAGTGCTGGAAACTAAACCAGATTACTTTTTAGCCTGGACTCAGCTTTGTCAGGCTTTGTATGAGTTAGAGCAGTATCAAGATGCCAAAGCTCACTGCGAAGAATCGATAAAGTTAAACCCCGACTATACCCCTACATCCACCCTCTTGAAAAAAGTAGAAGAGAAATTAAATTCAACTCAGGCTAATCTATATCCCCGCAGTTGA
- a CDS encoding NADP-dependent isocitrate dehydrogenase — protein sequence MYKKLTPPTIGDKITFQDGKPVVPDNPIIPFIRGDGTGVDIWPATETVIDAAVQTAYGDRRKINWFKVYAGDEACDKYGTYQYLPQDTLDAIEEYGVAIKGPLTTPIGGGIRSLNVALRQIFQLYACVRPCRYYQGTPSPHKYPEKLEVIVYRENTEDIYLGIEWKQGDEIGKKLIELLNQELIPNTPEHGKKQIPLDSGIGIKPISKTGSQRLVRKAIQRALTLPPAKQQVTLVHKGNIMKYTEGAFRDWGYELAKSEFRAECITERESWILSNKEVNAELSIEENARQIEPGYDALTPEKKATICQEVKEVLDDIWDTHGEGKWKNKVMVNDRIADSIFQQIQTRPDEYSILATMNLNGDYLSDAAAAIVGGLGMSPGANIGDTCAIFEATHGTAPKHAGLDRINPGSVILSGVMMLEFMGWQEAADLIQVGLAKAIANREVTYDLARLMDPPVDPPLKCSEFANAIVKYFS from the coding sequence ATGTACAAAAAACTTACCCCCCCCACTATTGGCGACAAAATCACTTTCCAAGACGGCAAGCCTGTCGTTCCCGACAATCCAATTATTCCCTTTATTCGTGGAGATGGTACTGGGGTTGATATTTGGCCGGCAACAGAAACAGTAATCGATGCTGCGGTGCAAACTGCCTATGGAGATCGGCGTAAAATCAATTGGTTTAAAGTATATGCAGGAGACGAAGCCTGTGATAAATATGGTACTTATCAGTATCTGCCTCAAGACACCTTGGATGCGATTGAAGAATACGGAGTGGCAATAAAAGGTCCTTTGACTACTCCTATCGGTGGCGGAATTCGGTCCCTCAATGTAGCTCTACGCCAAATATTTCAGCTTTATGCCTGTGTGCGTCCTTGTCGGTACTATCAGGGAACACCTTCGCCTCATAAATATCCTGAAAAACTAGAGGTGATTGTCTATCGCGAAAATACCGAAGATATCTACCTGGGAATTGAATGGAAACAGGGAGATGAGATTGGCAAGAAGCTGATCGAACTGCTTAACCAGGAGTTGATACCTAATACTCCAGAACACGGCAAAAAACAAATTCCTCTCGATTCGGGAATTGGCATTAAACCAATTAGCAAAACTGGTTCTCAACGATTAGTCAGAAAAGCGATTCAACGAGCATTGACGCTTCCCCCAGCTAAACAGCAGGTGACTTTGGTACACAAAGGTAACATTATGAAATATACCGAAGGTGCTTTTCGTGATTGGGGTTACGAATTGGCAAAGAGCGAATTTCGAGCTGAATGTATCACCGAGAGAGAATCTTGGATACTGAGCAACAAAGAAGTTAATGCTGAACTAAGTATTGAAGAAAATGCCCGTCAGATTGAACCTGGATACGATGCTTTAACACCGGAAAAAAAAGCCACAATTTGCCAAGAGGTCAAAGAAGTTCTAGACGATATTTGGGATACTCATGGTGAAGGTAAATGGAAAAATAAGGTGATGGTTAACGATCGCATTGCCGACAGTATTTTTCAGCAGATTCAAACTCGCCCCGACGAATATTCAATTTTGGCAACCATGAATTTAAATGGCGATTATCTCTCAGATGCTGCTGCTGCCATTGTTGGAGGCTTGGGGATGAGTCCTGGAGCCAATATTGGAGATACCTGCGCTATCTTTGAGGCTACCCATGGGACAGCACCCAAACACGCAGGGTTAGATCGAATCAATCCAGGCTCGGTGATTCTTTCAGGGGTAATGATGCTAGAGTTTATGGGCTGGCAAGAAGCTGCGGATTTAATTCAAGTAGGTTTAGCCAAGGCGATCGCTAATCGCGAAGTTACTTATGATTTAGCTAGGCTAATGGATCCTCCCGTAGATCCTCCCTTAAAATGTTCCGAGTTTGCCAATGCGATCGTCAAATACTTCAGTTGA
- a CDS encoding UPF0182 family protein — MQPKQKAIISLFIVVIAGLTLISAVVHLLTESWWFEAVGFAPVFWQRISWQVAIWLVTFVVFVAFLGFNYWLALRLTGDRAFRFLESSELEPYTKRFANYIAAVIVFIVSLSVANLSAASWELLPQFLNATEFKRLDPIYKKDLSFYLFRLPLLDNLENWWLTLLIAGLVLAVLVYIFKGIIRFDWRWKNLVVEQQWQKLVTKPIKVHLSLLLAAIAIDIAVDFWLERYELLYSSKGVVWGADYTDTHARLFAFWVMIVASVLLGIWLITATWSNSLLRPVYGIGVYALILVVVNGTYPELQQRFVVEPNELAKEIPYIKHNIEFTRQAYDLAKINTQDYQLAPSGSSNANILSENQGTIDNIRLWDYRPLLTTYRQLQEIRFYYRFNDVDVDRYTFDGNYRQVMLSPREFNYSQVPSSARTWVNQRLKYTHGYGLVMSPVNEVTEDGLPVLFVKNIPPVSQTELEIEEAGIYYGELTNDYIYTGMDTFEFDYPRGDENAFVKYDGLGGVPLGNWWRRLVYAYEQGSLKILISNYFTPNSRIHYYRQITERVHHVAPFLQYDNDPYMVVVDGRLKWIIDTYTTSDRYPYSEAVAHDQKTELITDKNINYVRNPVKVVVDAKDGTMQFYLINEDEPIIATYRKIFPNLFKSRDTIPPEIEAHFRYPQDLFEIQAKMYLSYHMEDPQVFYNREDDWRFATELYAGQQQQVEPDYLIMKLPGETEEEFVLILTFTPVNRDNMIAWMAARSDGDNYGKLRLYEFPKQELIYGPFQIEARIDQAPEIAEQITLWSQIGSRVIRGDILVIPIDGSILYVQPLYLRAEKGELPELTRIIVAYDKEIVMTPTLEQSLAAVFEQIPPGLTDSNIPATTNNQSESALEIYQQAQEALQQGNWVEYGRYQQQLQDILRELD; from the coding sequence ATGCAACCTAAGCAAAAAGCAATAATATCTCTCTTCATAGTAGTGATCGCAGGGTTGACATTGATTTCAGCAGTAGTTCATCTGTTAACCGAATCTTGGTGGTTTGAGGCAGTAGGCTTTGCTCCTGTTTTTTGGCAACGTATTAGTTGGCAGGTGGCTATTTGGCTGGTCACATTTGTCGTCTTTGTAGCTTTTTTGGGCTTTAATTATTGGCTGGCATTGCGTCTGACGGGCGATCGCGCTTTTCGGTTTCTCGAATCTAGCGAACTAGAGCCATACACTAAAAGATTTGCCAATTATATTGCTGCTGTTATAGTTTTCATAGTTTCTCTGAGCGTTGCTAATCTGAGTGCTGCATCCTGGGAATTATTGCCTCAATTTCTGAACGCGACTGAATTTAAACGCCTCGATCCGATCTATAAAAAAGATCTGAGCTTTTATCTATTTCGTCTACCCTTGCTAGATAATCTGGAAAACTGGTGGCTGACGCTGTTGATTGCAGGATTGGTTCTGGCTGTACTGGTTTACATTTTCAAAGGAATCATCCGCTTTGATTGGCGATGGAAAAATTTAGTGGTGGAACAACAATGGCAAAAACTAGTTACCAAGCCGATTAAAGTTCATTTGAGTTTATTGCTAGCTGCGATCGCTATAGATATTGCTGTCGATTTTTGGCTCGAACGCTACGAACTACTCTATTCTTCTAAAGGAGTAGTCTGGGGGGCAGACTATACCGATACTCATGCTCGTCTGTTTGCTTTTTGGGTCATGATTGTCGCTTCGGTGCTGTTAGGAATCTGGCTAATAACTGCTACCTGGTCAAATAGTCTACTGCGTCCCGTCTACGGTATTGGGGTATATGCTCTAATCTTAGTAGTAGTTAATGGTACTTATCCTGAGTTGCAGCAGCGTTTCGTGGTTGAACCCAATGAATTAGCCAAGGAGATCCCCTATATTAAGCATAATATTGAGTTTACACGACAAGCTTACGACCTGGCAAAGATCAATACTCAAGATTACCAACTTGCTCCATCAGGTAGCTCTAATGCCAATATTCTGTCAGAAAATCAAGGCACGATCGACAATATTCGTCTTTGGGACTACCGCCCTCTGTTAACTACTTATCGGCAGCTACAAGAAATCCGCTTTTACTATAGATTCAATGACGTTGATGTTGACCGATATACCTTTGACGGTAATTATCGTCAGGTAATGCTTTCCCCTAGAGAATTTAATTATAGTCAAGTACCATCTTCGGCTCGAACTTGGGTTAATCAAAGACTCAAATACACTCACGGCTATGGTCTGGTTATGAGTCCTGTCAACGAGGTAACTGAGGATGGTTTACCCGTGTTGTTTGTCAAAAATATTCCCCCTGTTTCGCAAACCGAATTAGAGATCGAAGAAGCAGGAATCTATTACGGTGAGTTAACCAATGACTACATCTATACGGGCATGGATACTTTTGAATTTGACTATCCCCGTGGTGATGAAAATGCTTTTGTTAAATACGATGGTTTGGGTGGTGTTCCTCTAGGTAACTGGTGGCGTAGATTAGTCTATGCCTATGAACAGGGTAGTCTCAAGATTTTAATTTCCAACTACTTTACCCCAAATTCGCGGATCCACTACTATCGGCAAATTACCGAACGAGTGCATCATGTTGCTCCTTTTCTCCAGTATGACAACGATCCTTACATGGTGGTTGTGGATGGCAGATTGAAGTGGATTATTGATACTTATACAACGAGCGATCGCTATCCCTATTCCGAAGCAGTGGCTCATGACCAAAAAACCGAATTAATTACTGATAAAAATATTAATTACGTCCGTAACCCTGTGAAAGTTGTCGTCGATGCAAAGGATGGCACGATGCAATTTTATCTAATAAATGAAGACGAACCCATCATAGCTACCTACCGTAAAATATTTCCTAATTTATTTAAAAGTAGAGACACCATTCCTCCAGAAATAGAGGCTCATTTTCGCTATCCTCAAGATTTATTTGAAATTCAAGCCAAAATGTACCTAAGCTATCATATGGAAGATCCCCAGGTATTTTATAACCGTGAAGATGACTGGCGATTTGCTACCGAACTTTATGCTGGTCAACAACAGCAGGTTGAACCTGATTATTTAATCATGAAATTACCAGGGGAAACAGAAGAGGAATTTGTCTTAATTTTGACCTTTACTCCCGTAAATCGAGACAATATGATTGCCTGGATGGCTGCTCGTTCTGATGGTGACAATTACGGTAAACTGCGACTATACGAATTTCCCAAACAAGAGCTTATCTATGGTCCGTTTCAAATCGAAGCGAGAATTGACCAAGCACCTGAAATTGCCGAACAAATAACCCTGTGGAGTCAAATAGGCTCGAGAGTAATTAGAGGAGACATTTTAGTTATTCCTATTGATGGGTCAATACTTTATGTCCAACCGCTTTATCTGCGCGCCGAAAAGGGGGAATTACCCGAACTGACTCGTATTATCGTGGCATATGATAAGGAAATTGTGATGACTCCTACTTTAGAGCAATCTTTAGCTGCGGTATTCGAGCAAATTCCCCCTGGATTGACTGACTCTAATATTCCAGCCACTACAAATAATCAATCTGAATCGGCTTTAGAAATTTATCAGCAAGCACAAGAAGCCTTGCAACAGGGCAACTGGGTTGAATACGGACGCTATCAGCAGCAATTACAAGATATTTTACGAGAATTGGATTAA
- a CDS encoding photosystem II reaction center protein Ycf12 → MDFVTNLFSAFGNINFTLIFQLISLALIVISGPVVIFLLALRGGDL, encoded by the coding sequence ATGGACTTTGTAACCAACCTTTTTAGTGCTTTTGGCAATATTAACTTTACTTTAATTTTCCAGTTGATTAGCCTTGCCTTGATTGTAATTTCTGGCCCTGTCGTAATATTTTTGCTTGCCTTACGCGGTGGCGATCTTTAA
- a CDS encoding M48 family metallopeptidase yields the protein MFQRFSSFSYRYYRRFLYGLITFIVTISISLVNVQPSYGVPWLELMIRGIEIVQISNISNAQEMELGKAINQELISSGRARIYRNQSINSYVDQIGQRLAKTSERPNIRYTFQIVDDASINAFATMGGYVYVNKGLIAAADNEAELASVIGHEIGHIAGRHGVEQMRDRALSQGLLSAAGLNRSNAVKIGVELAVSRPNGRSDELEADRFGLENMTRANYSPAGILGFMQKLLSKGGSAPSFLSTHPATSDRIKILQQQIDPQTANAGNGLDNQAYKSRIRSL from the coding sequence ATGTTTCAGCGATTTTCTAGCTTTTCTTACCGTTACTACCGCCGTTTTTTGTACGGTTTAATTACTTTTATAGTCACTATTAGTATTAGTCTGGTCAATGTTCAACCCAGCTATGGCGTTCCCTGGCTTGAGTTAATGATTCGAGGCATTGAAATAGTTCAAATTTCCAATATTTCCAATGCTCAAGAGATGGAGTTAGGTAAAGCTATCAATCAGGAATTAATTAGTTCTGGTCGTGCCAGAATTTATCGCAATCAATCAATTAACAGCTATGTCGATCAGATCGGTCAGCGACTGGCAAAAACTAGCGAGCGTCCCAATATTCGTTATACTTTTCAAATAGTTGATGATGCCAGCATTAATGCTTTTGCTACGATGGGAGGATATGTCTACGTCAATAAAGGCTTAATTGCAGCAGCAGATAACGAAGCAGAATTAGCCAGTGTGATTGGACATGAGATTGGTCATATTGCGGGTCGTCACGGCGTTGAGCAAATGCGCGATCGCGCTCTTTCTCAAGGATTACTTTCCGCAGCTGGTTTAAACCGTAGCAACGCGGTTAAAATTGGTGTAGAGTTGGCTGTTAGCCGCCCTAACGGTCGCTCCGATGAGCTGGAAGCCGATCGCTTTGGACTAGAAAATATGACACGGGCAAATTATTCTCCTGCGGGAATTCTAGGCTTTATGCAGAAGTTACTCAGCAAAGGTGGCTCTGCGCCTAGTTTTCTAAGTACTCATCCCGCAACCTCAGATCGCATCAAAATCTTGCAGCAGCAAATTGACCCCCAAACTGCAAACGCTGGAAATGGTTTAGACAACCAAGCCTATAAAAGTCGCATTCGTTCTCTGTAA
- a CDS encoding GUN4 N-terminal ARM-like repeat domain-containing protein, with protein sequence MEDISGKNHLIYSESEKNQLKIVSQLLDEGETGLNILMDWMVSQKNQSGNLALGKTYQALYQDRSPQIQKFLADNYPHGVVPLVSSGGIDYQPLQQLLAQQDFQGADVVTLQKMCELAGTAAIERKWIYFTEVVSFPIVDLQTLDRLWLMSSEGKFGFSVQRRIWLSLGKDFAKLWHKIDWKSGNTWTRYPKEFIWDLTAPQGHLPLSNQLRGVRVIDAIFTHPAWNDD encoded by the coding sequence ATGGAAGATATTAGCGGTAAAAACCATTTAATATACTCAGAATCTGAGAAAAATCAATTGAAAATCGTTTCACAATTATTAGACGAAGGTGAAACTGGCTTAAACATTCTCATGGACTGGATGGTTTCTCAAAAAAACCAATCTGGTAATTTAGCTTTGGGCAAAACATATCAAGCTCTTTATCAAGATCGAAGTCCTCAAATTCAAAAGTTTTTAGCCGACAACTATCCTCATGGTGTTGTGCCATTAGTATCCTCAGGTGGCATTGATTATCAGCCTTTACAGCAATTGCTAGCACAGCAAGATTTTCAGGGAGCTGATGTTGTAACTTTGCAAAAAATGTGTGAGCTAGCTGGGACAGCAGCTATTGAACGAAAATGGATTTATTTTACAGAAGTGGTAAGTTTTCCTATTGTAGATTTACAAACCTTAGATCGGCTATGGCTGATGTCTTCTGAAGGCAAGTTTGGCTTTTCAGTGCAAAGGCGAATTTGGTTGTCCCTCGGCAAAGATTTTGCCAAACTGTGGCACAAAATTGACTGGAAATCTGGTAATACTTGGACTCGCTATCCTAAAGAATTTATTTGGGATTTGACTGCTCCTCAAGGTCATTTACCCTTATCTAACCAGTTAAGAGGAGTGAGAGTTATTGACGCCATTTTTACTCATCCAGCCTGGAACGATGATTAA
- a CDS encoding response regulator transcription factor → MKKILVVDDDLTLRKILQNSLEQRGYQVISVGSSKEALTKFSQDIPDIIVSDVSMPEMDGFEFCRQLRSQPSGKLVPFIFLSAKNKLDDRIQGRTIGGDSYLTKPFEMKELIADIEALIERSRRVHAEIVHLIEQLVNSQAKSTAVQIKDTTEPPAEMVVPTTAARSSSAPKPLPLTPAEKRVFWETIQGYTNKQISERLFISPRTVQTHLSNILSKLNLSNRTQLVRFAYEQGYEKA, encoded by the coding sequence ATGAAAAAAATCTTGGTGGTAGATGACGACTTAACTTTACGCAAAATTTTGCAAAATTCTTTGGAACAAAGAGGATATCAGGTAATTTCGGTAGGTTCGAGTAAAGAGGCGTTGACTAAGTTTAGTCAAGATATTCCAGATATTATTGTGTCCGATGTTTCTATGCCAGAAATGGATGGATTTGAATTTTGTCGCCAATTGAGATCGCAACCATCAGGCAAATTGGTTCCTTTTATTTTTCTCTCAGCCAAGAACAAACTAGACGATCGCATTCAGGGACGTACTATTGGTGGAGATAGCTATTTGACCAAGCCTTTTGAAATGAAAGAGTTAATCGCTGATATTGAGGCTTTAATCGAGCGATCGCGACGCGTTCACGCAGAAATAGTTCACCTAATCGAGCAACTGGTCAATTCTCAAGCTAAAAGCACTGCGGTACAAATTAAAGATACTACAGAACCGCCAGCGGAAATGGTTGTCCCAACTACCGCTGCAAGGTCGAGTTCTGCACCCAAACCTTTACCGCTAACACCCGCAGAAAAAAGAGTTTTTTGGGAAACTATCCAGGGTTATACTAATAAACAGATTAGCGAACGTCTATTTATCAGCCCTAGAACTGTTCAAACTCATTTAAGTAATATTTTGAGCAAGCTTAACTTAAGTAACCGCACTCAGTTAGTACGTTTTGCTTATGAGCAAGGATATGAAAAAGCGTAG
- a CDS encoding GNAT family protein, which yields MKLKVRDDFYLTSVYSNDKDGYLEHLNDRSISNAIPLLPYPYTESAADWWIKRRLRFLSENKKEISFALRNPQGYLIGSVGVDDFKIGTTHRVEVGYWLAKAYQDQGLINDALSVFIQYAFNNLEVTRLTAHTLDFNVASAKILEKNRFKLEGCLRQHTRTRNGIFDTFVWGLLKSEQA from the coding sequence ATAAAGCTCAAGGTTCGTGACGATTTTTACTTAACCAGCGTTTATTCCAATGACAAAGATGGTTATTTAGAACATCTTAATGATCGAAGTATTTCCAATGCAATTCCATTACTACCTTACCCTTATACGGAATCTGCTGCTGATTGGTGGATAAAACGTCGACTCAGATTTTTGAGTGAGAATAAAAAGGAGATATCTTTCGCGCTTCGTAATCCTCAAGGTTATTTAATTGGTTCAGTTGGTGTAGATGATTTCAAAATAGGAACAACACATCGAGTCGAAGTTGGATACTGGCTAGCGAAAGCCTATCAAGATCAAGGATTAATCAATGATGCTTTAAGCGTTTTTATCCAGTACGCATTTAATAATCTTGAGGTAACTCGTCTTACCGCTCATACTCTCGATTTCAATGTAGCGTCGGCAAAGATTTTAGAAAAAAACCGATTTAAGTTAGAAGGATGTTTAAGACAACATACAAGAACTCGAAACGGTATATTTGATACTTTTGTTTGGGGATTACTTAAGAGTGAGCAAGCGTAG
- a CDS encoding ABC transporter ATP-binding protein, whose translation MTTNLLEVKNVHAGYVKDLNILQGINFRIAPGELVAVIGPNGAGKSTLAKAIFGLLTPEQGKITFKDKNITGLKSDKIVKRGMCYVPQITNVFASLSVEENLEMGAFIHNGSLKLLKDKIYTMFPKLGSRRRQKAGTLSGGERQMLAMGKALMLEPDLLLLDEPSAALSPILVNSVLEQVKAINQAGTAIVLVEQNAKKALAMADRGYVLENGRDRFEGKGTDLLNDPKVGELYLGAAFKSE comes from the coding sequence ATGACTACAAATCTTTTAGAAGTGAAGAATGTTCATGCTGGATATGTCAAAGATCTCAATATTTTACAAGGAATCAATTTTCGGATAGCTCCTGGAGAATTAGTAGCGGTCATTGGGCCAAACGGTGCGGGAAAATCAACTTTAGCTAAAGCAATCTTTGGTTTACTGACTCCTGAGCAAGGAAAAATCACTTTTAAAGACAAAAATATCACGGGACTTAAATCAGACAAAATTGTCAAAAGAGGAATGTGTTATGTTCCTCAAATTACCAATGTTTTTGCTTCTCTCTCTGTGGAAGAAAACTTGGAAATGGGAGCTTTTATTCACAATGGTTCGCTTAAGCTACTCAAAGATAAGATTTACACCATGTTTCCTAAATTAGGTTCTCGTCGTCGCCAAAAAGCCGGAACTTTATCAGGGGGAGAAAGACAAATGTTAGCTATGGGTAAAGCTTTGATGTTAGAACCAGATCTGTTGTTGTTAGACGAACCTTCAGCTGCTTTATCGCCAATTTTAGTCAATTCTGTTCTAGAACAGGTAAAAGCAATTAATCAGGCAGGAACGGCAATTGTCTTAGTAGAGCAGAATGCTAAGAAAGCATTGGCTATGGCAGATCGAGGATATGTTTTAGAAAATGGACGCGATCGCTTTGAAGGCAAAGGAACAGATCTCTTGAACGATCCTAAAGTAGGTGAACTATATCTAGGCGCAGCCTTTAAATCTGAATAA
- a CDS encoding COP23 domain-containing protein, with protein sequence MKTKCLSALLTTAAMFLATPAIADSPDDPQVNFSCQVTKGVPTTIAQFVGSDVKLPIFNWKPEAVAMTSSDTPQQLCNMVAEKLENYSAQGYDLSRISFVGTNQNNLPVICANVGGTSCSKVLLTLRPAKQPALVASNLVNSILDEKLQPKKSEYRSRGVQSISYQVDFWSLLGL encoded by the coding sequence ATGAAAACAAAATGTCTATCAGCATTGTTGACCACAGCAGCAATGTTTCTGGCGACACCTGCAATAGCGGATTCGCCTGATGATCCTCAAGTCAACTTTTCTTGTCAAGTAACCAAAGGTGTCCCGACAACAATCGCCCAGTTTGTCGGAAGTGACGTTAAATTACCAATTTTTAATTGGAAACCCGAAGCAGTGGCGATGACTTCGTCTGATACTCCTCAGCAACTTTGCAACATGGTTGCCGAAAAACTAGAGAACTATTCTGCACAAGGTTACGACTTGTCTAGAATTAGTTTTGTTGGTACAAACCAAAATAATTTACCAGTCATTTGCGCTAACGTAGGAGGAACTAGCTGTAGCAAGGTTTTACTTACTTTACGTCCAGCAAAACAACCTGCTTTAGTAGCTAGTAATCTGGTTAATTCTATCCTCGATGAGAAATTGCAGCCCAAGAAATCTGAATATAGAAGTAGAGGAGTGCAGTCAATTTCTTATCAAGTTGATTTTTGGAGTTTGTTAGGATTATAG
- a CDS encoding bifunctional 4-hydroxy-2-oxoglutarate aldolase/2-dehydro-3-deoxy-phosphogluconate aldolase — MLNAQCPISRWLQLLRQHKAIAVIRCCDPNLAHKMALAVAEGGMNLIEITWNNDCPGDLISQLRSQLPQCTIGAGTIINLHQLQEAVMAGAQFAFAPHFDPTLLEASLSHYKIPFVPGVFSPTEVVNAWQQGARVVKIFPIESLGGAKYIKCLQGPLSHIPLIPTGGITLDNAQSMIEAGAIAVGISSNLFLQEAIVNQDWSNITTRTEILLNNLQAAP; from the coding sequence ATGCTAAATGCTCAATGCCCAATATCTAGGTGGTTGCAACTCTTGCGCCAGCATAAGGCGATCGCCGTAATTCGCTGTTGCGATCCTAATTTGGCTCACAAAATGGCTTTGGCTGTGGCAGAAGGAGGGATGAATCTAATTGAAATTACTTGGAATAATGATTGCCCTGGCGACTTAATTTCTCAATTAAGATCTCAATTACCCCAATGTACTATCGGTGCGGGAACTATTATTAACTTACACCAGCTACAGGAAGCAGTTATGGCAGGAGCGCAGTTTGCTTTTGCGCCTCATTTTGACCCTACACTATTAGAAGCTTCCTTATCTCACTACAAAATACCATTTGTGCCTGGAGTATTTTCGCCAACTGAAGTTGTTAATGCTTGGCAACAAGGAGCAAGAGTAGTTAAGATTTTTCCGATCGAATCTCTTGGAGGCGCAAAATACATCAAATGCCTACAAGGCCCTTTAAGTCATATTCCCCTAATTCCTACTGGCGGAATTACTTTAGACAATGCTCAGAGCATGATCGAAGCAGGAGCGATCGCCGTAGGCATCTCCAGTAATTTATTTCTCCAGGAGGCGATCGTTAATCAAGACTGGTCAAATATCACTACCAGAACCGAAATTTTGCTGAATAATTTGCAGGCGGCTCCATAA